From Jiangella mangrovi:
GGCGACGCCGACGGCTTCGTGCTCTCGGGCTGCCACGGCGGCGGCTTCCGCGACCTGCAGTTCCAGGGCGAGGACCTCACCGGCGGGTACATGATCCGCACCGAGCGCATCGGCATGGAGCAGAACGACGGCAACTACATGATCACCGTCCAGAACGTCCGGTTCCGGCTCGGCTACAACGGTGTCCTGCTGCGCTCGGCCAACACCATCCGGTTCCTCAACTGCGTCTGGAACGAGTTCCATGGCGAGCAGGTGATCCTGCTCAACGGCGAGTCCGATACGTCGCGCGCCGACCCCGTCGAGTTCGTCGAGTGCGCCATCGCGGCCGGCACCGCGAACCGCGGCACCGACAACGTGATCATCGACGGGCAGGGCGGCTCGATCAAGTTCATCGCCACGGCCGTGCTCTTCGGGCACCACGGCATCTGGATGCGCAACACGACCGGCACCGGGCTGCCGAAGTTCCTCTACTTCGAGGGCGGCGGCTTCGAGAACGGCCACGGCGTCCCCGTCCTGCTCGAGGACGGCGCGCAGGCGCTCTTCACCAACACCTACATCTCCTCCGACGGCGCCGACGACAACGTCCGCATCCACGACACGTTCACCGGCATGGCCACGTTCACCGGCTGCGTCATCCGCGGCGCCGGGCGGCACGGGATGGACATCGCGTCCAGCCACATCACCATCACCGGCAACGTCATCGGCAACAACGCCCGCATGGCGCACGAGGCCTTCTCCCGGGCCGTCACCGCACTGGCCGACAACGGCGCCGGCGGTGTCCGCGTCACCGTCGACGCCGCGCACGGCTGGGAGACCGGCGACCGCATCCGCGTCGAGCAGGTCAACGGCGCGGTCGGCGCCAACGGCACCTGGCCCGTCACCGTCGTCGACGACACCCGGTTCGACCTGGAAGGGGCCGCGCTCGGGGGCGCCTACAGTGGCGGCGGGCGGGCCATCCGCACCGCCACCGGCATCAACCTGCGGGCCGGGGCCGAGAAGGTGATCGTCGCCGGCAACCTCCTCGGCCGGCTGCCCGAGGGTCTGCACCGGCAGGACTACGGCCTCATCAACGCCGCCAGCGATGTGCTGATCAGCGGCAACGACCTCGTCGGCAACCTCGTCGGGCCGTACCTGCTGACCGGGACGCAGAACGCGCAGAGCCGCATCGTCGGCAACAAGGGCCTCGAGCAGATCGACGGCCGCCTCACCGCCCGCGTCGCCGGCCCCGTCGCCGACGGCCTGTACGACTTCAGCACCCTGCTCTACCTGGACGGCCAGCGGATCCGGGTCACGCGGGTCACCAGGGTGCTCGGGGCCGGCAGCTGCAACGTCCGCCTCGAGGCCGGCGGCGCAACGGCCGGCACCCAGTCCGCCACCACCACGACGCTGCAGTCCACAGCGCTGACCTCCCCCTTCGCCGTCGACGGTGTCAGCGCACCGAAGCGGCTGCAGGTCCGGGTGCTCAACGCCAGCGGCGCCCAGGACCTCGAGGTCCAGTTCGGCTACCAACTGGTCAGCTGACCACCGGGCGGGCGGTTCGGCGGCGTCGTGGCCGCACGAACCGCCCGAACGTCAGCGGATGGTGATGCTGCCCTCGGGGAAGTCGGCCACGACCCGCACCCGGCCGCCGAGTGCCTCGACGTAGCGGGCGATGGTGTCGACCTCGGTCTTCGCCAGGTCGGCGGACTCGATGGCGCTGACCCGCTTCTGGCTGACACCCATGTCCGCGGCGACCTCGGTCTGGGTGCGGCCCTGGGCCTTGCGGATCTCGGCGAGCTGGTAGGCGGCGACGTCGGTGTCGAGCTGCGCCCGGGCCTCGGCCAGGGCCGCCGGGCTGATGGACCGCTTCGCCTCGTCGTGGTCGTAGACGACCCAGGGCCGGCCGTCGGCGGTCCGGGCGGTGATGTCCGCGGGGTTCGAGGTCACGGTCGCTCCTCCTTCGTCATCGCGTCGAGCCATTCGTCGTAGCGTGCGTCCGCCGTCGCGACGGCGGTGTCGTACCAGCGACTCCACTCGCCTCGTTTGTCGCCGCCGACCAGGAGGACGGCGCGCCGCTGCGGGTCGAACGCGAACAGCACCCGGATCGTGCGGGCTCGCAGCTCCTTCAGGTGGTGATGCCGGCTGCCCCTGATGGTGTCGACGAGCGGTCGTCCCAGGCCGGGCCCGTCCTGGGAGAGGCGATCGAGTGCGTCAGCCACCAGCGCGGCTTGGGCTTCGTTCAGACCCTTCCGCCAGGCCACGACGTCGGGGTGCTGAATGATCGTCCATCGGTCCACAGCGTATACCTCTACTGTTCTAGAACGCAAGCGTTGTAGTGACGCCGTGCGCTCAGTGCCGTGGCCGGGCGAGGTCGAGTCTCGCCGATCAGGAGCGCCGTCTCAACTCGCCGTCGCGGGGCTGTGGACGGCCGGGGTCGCGCCGCGTTTGACGGCGCCGGGCGGGAGGCCGACGACGCGTTTGAAGGCGCGGGCGAAGGCGGCCTCGGAGCGGTACCCGAGGCGTCTGGCCAGCTGTGCCGCCGTCGCCTGCTCGGACTTCAGGGCGTCGAGGGCGAGGTTCATGCGCCACGTCGTCAGGTACTGCATGACGGGCTCGCCGACGACCTTGGTGAAGCGGTCGGCGAAGGCGGAGCGGGACATCGCGAGCTCGGTCGCGAGGCTCGCCACCGACCAGTCGCGGTCGGGCTGCTTGTGGATGAGCGAGATGGCGCGGCCGATCTGCTCGTCGTGCAGGGCGCCGAGCCAGCCGGTGCGGGCGGCGGGGTCGGTCTCGATCCAGGCGCGGATGGCCTGGATGACCAGGATGTCGCCGAGCCGGGTGATGACTTCTTCACCGCCGGGGCGTAGCTGCTGCGCCTCGACCGCCATGAGCCGCAGCGTGCTGTGCATCCACTCCTGGTGCGGCAACCCGCCGACCTCGACGTGGATGGTCTCGGGCAGCGCCTCGACGAGTTTGCGCGCGGCCGGGTGGTCGAACCGGACGGCGCCGCAGATGAGCGTCGTCGGGTCGCCGCCACCGCCGTGGCGGATGAGTTCGTACCGGTCGCTGCTGAACTCGCGCTCGAGGTCCATGACGTTCGGTGCCGAGGCACCGGGAGCGCCGAGGATCAGGTGCCCGCGGCCGTGCGGGACGAGCGCCAGCTCGCCCGGGTGCAACGGCCGCGGCGGGCCGTCCTCGGGCTGCAGCCAGGCCGGCCCCGACGTCACGATGTGGAACCAGATGTGCCCCGGCATGGCCGGCATCGTCATGCCCCACGGGGCGCTCAGCTCGGAACGGCAGTAGAACGCGCCGTTCATGCGCATCTGGTGCAGCGCCTCGCCGAGCGGGTCGGTGGGCGCCCAGTGGTCCGGCATCGTCGTCATGGCACGAGTATCCGCCCGTCATGCCCGGACATCCAGACCTCCTGGACGATCGGGCATGAACGACGGTTCAGCAGTCATAGATCCGCCGGATCGGTGCTGCTTCACTGGACGTCAGGTCAACACCAACGACACCAGGGAGCACACCATGAACGCCACCACCCTCGTCATCGGCGGCAAGGGCAAGACCGGCGGCCGGATCGTCGAGCGACTGACGGCCAGCGGCGCCGACGTCCGTATCGGGTCGCGGTCGTCCGCGATCCCGTTCGACTGGGCCGACCGCTCGACCTGGCCGGCCGCGCTGGCCGGGGCCCGCCGGGTCTACATCTCGTACTACCCCGACATCATCGTGCCGGGCGCCCTCGACGCGATCGCCGCGCTGATCGAGGCGGCCCGCACGGCCGGCGTCGAGCGGCTGGTCCTGCTGTCCGGCCGCGGCGAGGAGGCCGCGCAGGCCGCCGAGCGGCTCGTGCAGGCATCCGGGCTTGAGTGGACGATCGTCCGCTGTGCCTGGTTCAACCAGAACTTCGACGAGGGCTACCTGCTCGACCCGATCCTCGCCGGCGAGGTCGTGCTGCCGGCCGGCGACATGCCGGAGCCGTTCCTCGACACCGACGACATCGCCGACGTCGCCGTGGCGGCGCTGGCGGAGGACAGCCACGTCGGCGAGGTGTACGAGCTGACCGGGCCGCGGCTGATGACGTTCGCCGAGACGGTCGCCGAGATCTCCAAGGCCACCGGCCGCGAGATCGCCTACGTCCCCGTCTCGCTGGACGACTACAAGGCGGCGATGGCGGCCGAGGACGTGCCGGCGGACATCGCCTGGCTGATCGGCTCGCTCTTCGCCGAGCTGCACAAGGGCCGCAACGCGCACCTGAGCGACGGCGTCCAGCGGGCCCTGGGCCGCGAGCCCAAGGACTTCGCCGACTACGCCCGCGACGCCGCCGCCCGCGGCGTGTGGGACGCCTGACCACCCCCGTCAGCCCGAGACGAACGAAGGAGCCGGCCATGTCGGACAGCCTCGAGACCATCGCCACCGTCGTCATGATCACCGGCAGTGCCCTCCTGGCGGGCATCACGTTCTTCTACTCCAACACCCTGATGCCGGCCTTGGCGCAGCGCCCGGTCACTGAGGCGATCGCCCTGATCCAGAGGACCAACGTCGTGATCCTCAACCCGGTCTTCGGACTGGTGTTCGGCGGGAGCTCGCTGCTCTCGCTCGGCCTGACCGTCAGCACGCTCTTCCGGCTGGACCGGCCGGCGTCGGGCCTGCTGCTGGCCGCGTCCATCGTGTACTTCGTCGGCATGTTCGTCGTGACCATGGCCGCAAACGTCCCGCTCAACGACGAGCTGGCCGCCGTCGACCCGGAGAGCGCGGCCGGGGCGGAGGTCTGGGAGCGCTACCGAACCCGCTGGATCCCCTGGAACAACGTCCGGGTCCTCAGCTCGACGGCGTCGGTGGTGCTGTTCGCCCT
This genomic window contains:
- a CDS encoding type II toxin-antitoxin system RelE/ParE family toxin — protein: MDRWTIIQHPDVVAWRKGLNEAQAALVADALDRLSQDGPGLGRPLVDTIRGSRHHHLKELRARTIRVLFAFDPQRRAVLLVGGDKRGEWSRWYDTAVATADARYDEWLDAMTKEERP
- a CDS encoding DUF1772 domain-containing protein, giving the protein MSDSLETIATVVMITGSALLAGITFFYSNTLMPALAQRPVTEAIALIQRTNVVILNPVFGLVFGGSSLLSLGLTVSTLFRLDRPASGLLLAASIVYFVGMFVVTMAANVPLNDELAAVDPESAAGAEVWERYRTRWIPWNNVRVLSSTASVVLFALYLIRR
- a CDS encoding NAD(P)H-binding protein, whose protein sequence is MNATTLVIGGKGKTGGRIVERLTASGADVRIGSRSSAIPFDWADRSTWPAALAGARRVYISYYPDIIVPGALDAIAALIEAARTAGVERLVLLSGRGEEAAQAAERLVQASGLEWTIVRCAWFNQNFDEGYLLDPILAGEVVLPAGDMPEPFLDTDDIADVAVAALAEDSHVGEVYELTGPRLMTFAETVAEISKATGREIAYVPVSLDDYKAAMAAEDVPADIAWLIGSLFAELHKGRNAHLSDGVQRALGREPKDFADYARDAAARGVWDA
- a CDS encoding right-handed parallel beta-helix repeat-containing protein, producing MSTGDRTISRRGLSALGVAGLAAAGGAALAPPAAAAPTGPLRPALPGRLAGIETIASVDDLRAVPGGAGGAQVYLLGYWADLPGVGGGALFWDADATDSDDGGTVFAVTGTATGRWRRETSTTIDLAWFGWRGAGDVDDSERVQAAVDALPLGGVIEHGPGKVRIETTIRIERSPITFRGVGPTDSLDTATQFVIATGDADGFVLSGCHGGGFRDLQFQGEDLTGGYMIRTERIGMEQNDGNYMITVQNVRFRLGYNGVLLRSANTIRFLNCVWNEFHGEQVILLNGESDTSRADPVEFVECAIAAGTANRGTDNVIIDGQGGSIKFIATAVLFGHHGIWMRNTTGTGLPKFLYFEGGGFENGHGVPVLLEDGAQALFTNTYISSDGADDNVRIHDTFTGMATFTGCVIRGAGRHGMDIASSHITITGNVIGNNARMAHEAFSRAVTALADNGAGGVRVTVDAAHGWETGDRIRVEQVNGAVGANGTWPVTVVDDTRFDLEGAALGGAYSGGGRAIRTATGINLRAGAEKVIVAGNLLGRLPEGLHRQDYGLINAASDVLISGNDLVGNLVGPYLLTGTQNAQSRIVGNKGLEQIDGRLTARVAGPVADGLYDFSTLLYLDGQRIRVTRVTRVLGAGSCNVRLEAGGATAGTQSATTTTLQSTALTSPFAVDGVSAPKRLQVRVLNASGAQDLEVQFGYQLVS
- a CDS encoding helix-turn-helix domain-containing protein — its product is MTSNPADITARTADGRPWVVYDHDEAKRSISPAALAEARAQLDTDVAAYQLAEIRKAQGRTQTEVAADMGVSQKRVSAIESADLAKTEVDTIARYVEALGGRVRVVADFPEGSITIR
- a CDS encoding AraC family transcriptional regulator, encoding MPDHWAPTDPLGEALHQMRMNGAFYCRSELSAPWGMTMPAMPGHIWFHIVTSGPAWLQPEDGPPRPLHPGELALVPHGRGHLILGAPGASAPNVMDLEREFSSDRYELIRHGGGGDPTTLICGAVRFDHPAARKLVEALPETIHVEVGGLPHQEWMHSTLRLMAVEAQQLRPGGEEVITRLGDILVIQAIRAWIETDPAARTGWLGALHDEQIGRAISLIHKQPDRDWSVASLATELAMSRSAFADRFTKVVGEPVMQYLTTWRMNLALDALKSEQATAAQLARRLGYRSEAAFARAFKRVVGLPPGAVKRGATPAVHSPATAS